A portion of the Haladaptatus sp. R4 genome contains these proteins:
- a CDS encoding ABC transporter permease has translation MVNYYLKRTGRAIFTLWLVVTLTFGMIRLLPGGPLTQLRGKLIRQGYPPQQINSIIETYQNLQPDAPLYVQYSDYITALLHGNMGKSFTYPRTVASIVGEALPWTIFVMVTATVIIFAIAIVWGALMAYREGSRFDMGSSVLSIILSSIPFYVLAIALVIVFGYKYSVFPVSYRLSPGVEPGLSLQFVTDALYHAFLPIVSLVVSGAGLQALAMRGNSIQVLGEDYVRVARLRGLPDRRISVWYVGRNAILPMYTGFLTLIGFNLGGSVILEQIFTYPGVGYYLFQGLQNRDYPLMMGIFLVITVALVLAVFIADLTYGIIDPRVKSGDSNEAY, from the coding sequence ATGGTCAACTATTATTTGAAACGGACGGGACGAGCGATCTTCACACTGTGGCTGGTCGTGACGCTCACGTTCGGCATGATCCGACTGCTGCCAGGTGGCCCGCTCACCCAACTGCGCGGCAAACTGATTCGCCAAGGGTACCCACCCCAACAGATCAACTCCATCATCGAAACGTATCAAAACCTGCAACCCGACGCCCCGCTGTACGTCCAGTACAGCGACTACATCACCGCCCTGCTGCACGGCAACATGGGCAAATCGTTCACCTACCCCCGCACCGTGGCCAGCATCGTCGGTGAAGCATTGCCGTGGACCATCTTCGTGATGGTCACCGCCACCGTCATCATCTTCGCCATCGCCATCGTCTGGGGCGCGCTCATGGCCTACCGCGAAGGGAGTCGCTTCGACATGGGATCGAGCGTCCTCTCGATCATCCTCTCCTCGATTCCCTTCTACGTCCTCGCCATCGCCCTCGTCATCGTCTTCGGCTACAAGTACAGCGTCTTCCCCGTCAGCTATCGCTTGAGCCCCGGCGTCGAACCCGGCTTATCCCTCCAGTTCGTCACCGACGCGCTCTATCACGCCTTCCTCCCCATCGTCTCGCTCGTCGTCTCCGGCGCGGGACTCCAAGCGCTCGCGATGCGCGGCAACAGCATCCAGGTGCTCGGCGAGGATTACGTTCGCGTCGCCCGCCTCCGCGGGCTTCCCGACCGCCGGATTTCGGTCTGGTACGTCGGCCGCAACGCCATCCTCCCCATGTACACCGGATTTTTGACCCTCATCGGTTTCAACCTCGGTGGCTCGGTCATCCTCGAACAGATTTTCACCTATCCCGGCGTCGGCTACTACCTGTTCCAGGGACTGCAAAACCGCGATTATCCGCTGATGATGGGCATCTTCCTCGTCATTACCGTCGCCCTCGTCCTCGCCGTGTTCATCGCCGACCTCACGTACGGCATCATCGACCCACGCGTCAAATCGGGTGATTCCAATGAAGCCTACTGA